Within Halorubrum lacusprofundi ATCC 49239, the genomic segment GCTCGCCGCGCGGCGGCGAGAGCCGGAGCATCGTCTCGCCGAACGTCACCAGATCCGTCACGCCGACCACCCTACCGGCGCGGTGAGCGCGGTCGATCCGGTCGCCGCAGTCGCTGCGGTCGCTGCGGTCGCTTCGGTGTGCATACCGAAGCGTCGGCGAGGGGATACAAAAGGACCCGCGATCGGCGGCGGGGTGGCGCTCATCGCACCGCTGACGCTCACCGCACCGCCGACGCCAGCGCCACCGCCCCGAACAGGAGCAGCGCGAGCGCGGCAACGGGCTGGTTGCCGGCGGCGGCCAAGTAGACGCCGTAGACGACCGCGACCGAGAGCCCGCCCGCGAGCAGGGTCGTCCCGGCGTGGACCGCGACGTTCCGGCGAGTCCGCGCCTCGCGACCCACCTGCTCGCCGAGCGCGATCCCGTGGTCCGCGAGGTCCCACGCGAGCGCGAGCGCGACCCCGGCCGCGAGCAGGGGCTCGACCGCCCCGCGCAGGTACCCGGCGAGCGCGATCCCGATCACACCGATCCCGGCTGCCCACGAGAGGATCCGGGGAGATTGTCGGAGCGCCCCGGCGAGGAGGCCGACCGTTGCGACCCCGAC encodes:
- a CDS encoding DUF7519 family protein gives rise to the protein MGRPVLPRRGRAGHREVVAVSRREVTTDDAESHDAADDRERDARPPTLAVVASLVAGAIAALSAFLAAPTGGALVGVATVGLLAGALRQSPRILSWAAGIGVIGIALAGYLRGAVEPLLAAGVALALAWDLADHGIALGEQVGREARTRRNVAVHAGTTLLAGGLSVAVVYGVYLAAAGNQPVAALALLLFGAVALASAVR